AATGATGCGAGGTAGGGCAGGATGTGACCAGTCTCCTCACGAGATCTGGTGACCCCACGCATGCGCATAGAACTGGGTGACGTGTCTCTCACTGACAACTGCGCATTACTTCCAGACATGGGGTGTAGCCATGGGGAAACGCCGTTTTGATGACAGTGGAGGAGGCGTTCAGCTGTGGAGCACCATATGGTCACTATCGTAATATACAGGTGTGTGTCATTACTGCTAATGTGTCCAGCAAGTTAATTGGTCTATCTTAATTTGTAATGTCTATCGTATTTGTATAAAACTCTGGGTGTGTCTGTATAATGgactagcttgacaaagactcctgTGAGAGGAGTCGAAACGCTGTGCTATCCAAGCAGGGTTATGGAAGAATAAAGAGACCCTTTTTACCTCGGATGCTGTTGGACACCTCAATATTTACTGAATGCGCATACTTTTGGGTGTTGGATCCAACCTTAGTTTGGCATGCACAAGACTGCTCCACCATTGTTTTAGGTTTTATTGAGTGTTGTTGGCACAGTCACTATACACCAACAGTTTTATACATATGtatctgtgtaaaacatttcccacattctgatctAAAAAACGTCTTCTCttttgtgtgaattctctgaagCTGAACTAGATTTGATTTCTCTGCAAAAAATTTCCCACATTCTAGACCTAAAACGTCTTTTcttctgtgtgatttctctgatgatgAACTAGATTTGAtttcactgtaaaacatttcccacattctgaacaagaaaatggcttctctcctgtgtgaattctgaaATGCTGAACTAACTTTGAtttcactgtaaaacatttcccacattctgaacatgaaaatggtttctctcctgtgtgaattctcagatgCTGAACTAACTTTAATTTCActgtaaaagatttcccacattctgagcatgaaaacggcttctctcctgtgtgaattctctgatgtatagcaAGGCCTGATTtccgagtaaaacatttcccacattctgaacatgaaaatggcttcaccccagtgtgaattctctgatgtgtaacaagagcaGCTTtccaagtaaaacatttcccacatgttgaacaagaaaatggcttctcccctgtgtgacttctctgatgccgAACAAAAAATGATTTtgctgtaaaacattttccacattctgaacatgaatacagtttctctcctgtgtgaattttctgatgtgcaAGGAGAGCAGATTTCACtgtgaaacattttccacatactggacatgaatatggcttctctcctgtatgagttctctgatgtataacaaggccttttttcgctgcaaagcatctcccacattctaaacaagaaaatggcttctctcctgtgtgacttctctgatgtataatgATGTCAGATTTTCCtgcaaaacacttcccacattctgaacatgaaaatggcttctcccctgtgtgacttctctgatgtctaacaagttcCGATTTGTACATAAAAcatctcccacattctgaacaagacaACGGTTTATCTCCTGTGTGACGtctttgatgtttaacaagatctgatttctgagtaaaacatttcccacattctgaacatgaatatggcttcccCACTGTTTGAGCTCCATGATCTTCTCCCCTTCTGTGACATTTATTCTGCTTATCAGtttgtgatgaatcagaagatgggacctgtataagaggatccgatgatggatctttgctgtgaagggctgaggagatatctgggataatggcaggttcttcatatgtatcttgtgtgataccgcaatcctctgctttaccatctgcagatatcagacgtccctctgagctcccggtaCCGTCAGCTGCCAAGAATAAAGCCGATTATTCTTTCATACTATAAACCTTATAAATTATgctgatattttataacatttcaatacaaataacaagtcatgtagaaaaaggtaatcatcatctaagggtgcttttacacaggctgacagagtaatcactcaaaagagcaaCACAGGTCCTGACAgagcaagtgagtgagaatcgGTCAATTGCCAAAGGCGCTTGGTTTGTAGCTCACTTAAAGACCAAGGGATTgtcagtgcagaaaacatcaccaaaaactacAGCTGTGAATCGGGACTTACAAGTAACTAATTCTGGTTTCCATCAATAACATGGGGGTCCTGGGGGGTCTGAAAAAGGGTCATAAAAAGTAACTTGCAGTAGAGTCCTCCATAAGCCTAAGGTTCCTATCCCAACAGATATCAGAGCCCAAGCTACAGGAAtagtatattccatacagatggagttcggccatttctgcaccaacattagtactcatataaaatctcccatgaagccggaTGTCAGTAACACACGGTGTGCAGCAAATATAGAACTGCTCATCTATAAGACAGCTTGGTACATACAGTAATTGTATATGCTGACACGTCATAACAGGACTAGACCGGGGTCAGGGACACTTGCGTCACTTAGGCCGGGCCCCCCCGCACGGGTTTATGGCCACCTAGTTGGCCCCCGCTCTTAAAAGGCAGCTCCTGCCACTATTAGTACTGACAGTCTTACTCACGGTACTCCcgtgtccctctctctctcacaggcTGACAGAGTGACCTCACTCTCTCCCCGGATCCAGCCTTCACTGTAGTCCAAGTGACCGCGCTGGGGAAAGAAGTGAGGTCACACTGTGAGCCTGTAAGAGACAGTGCACAATGGAGGCTGATGGGTGTGGTTGGCAGACAGCAGAGGACGCCGGGGGCTGTTTGGGGGGACAGCGGGGTGAAAAAGAAATTAGATTAAGTTGTGAGCTTGTGGAGAGATACTTGATAATGATGGGGCAATGAAAAATGATCGGTGCTGTTCGGGTGCACTGATGATGATGGGGGCCGTTTGAGGGacagtggaggatgatgggggctaTTTGGAGGATGATAGAGATTGTTTGCAGGACCTtgaaggatgatgggggttgcttGGGGGACATGGGAGGATGATGGAGGCGCTTGGATGGACATGAATGATATGGAAAGATACCTTTTGGTGTTTAAAGTTTGCTCTTGGGCCCATAGGACTCTAGTTACACCACTCATTGGAAGCATAGAAGGAGGTCACAATACTAATTGAGGccacagagtgtgtgtgtgtgtgtgtggggggggggggtcacaatatTAATTGGGGCCAAAGGGCGAGTCACATTActaactggggccactattacataAAGTGAGACCACAACCCAGGGCTCTCTTACTTAGTTGGACCACAGTGGGCATATTttgtaggaggggggggggggcactgaaaAGCTCACTAGCAGTTGCAGCAATAGCATGGTTGGGAGAAAGAGCTGAAGTAAGTTAAAGCTGGAAGAAGTTTAGTGGCAGTCAAGGCCCAGAGGGAAgaaaatataatattatattttcCCCAGTGGGAAAGCGACATTCTGAGCTTGATTATGGTGCTGCAATTATGTTATGGATGCGGTACGTTGGATTGAGCTTGATTccggcactgtatttatgtattaagcttgactctggtgctgtatgtatgtactaaggttggttctaGAGTTGTATTTCCTGTTAAATAGATAAACAAGGATGCAAGGACACATTGTGGCCGGTCACACACACGCAGACCGTGCCCACCGACTGTGGCCAGTCGCCATGTAATTATGCCAGTATTTTGTGTGGCCAACTGCACCGTGTGTTCCCACCCTTAAAGTGTGTTCACACACGGCAGATTGTGCTacaaatctgcatgaaaatgcACACTATATGGATATTTGACAAATATTCGCAGctaatttcaccctttcaattgaaagggtgaagtctgatgcagatccacatcaaaatacgAACCAGTGGTGAAGACTGAAGCGCGGAATGTGATGCAGATTTGTTGTGGTCTTTACCCACTacgtgtgaacacatccttatgTCGGGCCGCTACTCATGGGCCTGTGATATATTCCTGCCTCACAGGCTAAAATCCCCCAGCCGGGCCCTGACCATTACACAGAGCCGCCAGGAGACATATTGGGCTCCCATATAGTGAGATTTATGAGAGCCCCAGGGGACGGGTGGGGGATGGTGTAGGAGTCTTTAGTGGGAGGTGGGGAGCAGAATAGCCAGCGAAGAGCAGAGTAACCTGTCATTGACCACTGGGGGGCTCCTTAAAGGGATCCAACCCCCCGAGATATAATTCCTACTGCTAGTGTGCAGAGTGCTGGCGATCACTGACTTGGCTCAGGACATATTGATATCTTTATTGACAGGCAGGCAGCAGCCAGCGGTCAGCGGGGGCCTCTGTAACCATTTATCCTGCCCTGATGGCAGTCCGGCCATTAGACTCTTCCTGATTCTGAACTAACTCTTTGGAGCCAttagagaacacatctgtaaGCCGTTACTTTATCTCCAACCCCCTTATAATCGGCTCAGACGTTATATTAGGATGAAACTACTCGGAATCTGTTTCCCAATTGTGCCCATTTATGGCAACTGGAAGAGTATTACGGTGAGATCACACACTGCGGGATTGTATaatctacagtacaatgtaagggaGTGGGATTCTAAGGAACCGCATTCACTCACAGCTGAGAGATAAGATGTGACACCGGAAATATGATTTATCTGGTCGGCCATATTCAGATGGCTGAGTGCGAGTTGTGCTGAGAACTCGCATTGGACATCACATGGGCACATACGGACTGCGTGCTGCCCCATGCTGGCAGGCAGTAGTCATTGCAGGTCTGATTCTGGTCCGTAAAtcaaaccagaataggacatgctgggagcTTTTTCAGGTGAACCATGTAAAAACATGTTCATGTTAACAGCCTAATTAACTATTAAGGATCTAAGTGCGGTCTATGTAATACATGAATAGCACTCAGATGGGAAACAGTGGCTGTCTGAGTGGGATCTTCATGATGATCAGCACCTCGGTGTCTTCCTGCCAAGTCTCTGGTGAGCGACATCCCTGACACTGATAGCACTGGACTTGCATCCTCTAAAGAATCCTCTGTTctttgggtctatgtctccacattctggatTCTGTTATCGGGGTCTTTGCCTCCATCTTCGGTATTGTGTTAGCACACAGCAGCTTGACATCAGTCTAATAGGAATTAATGGTTCCTCAAATCCCTTTCACATGGCCTGATATCAGACGCGAACATTTGTACACCTGATCATCAGGTCATGAGAAAAAGGGACATCCCTGAGCGGACATGCTGGTGACACTCGCTTATCACCTGATTGATGATTTTCAGCTTTACCTCCCTCCATATTACCGAGGAGATGGCCAGCCGGCCTATGTGCATCAGCCATCATATGAATgatcttggcccatgtaaaacaATAAGCAGTGATTGACCTGCCTACCGATCAGCACTGGTTACATCAGGTCAAGAGTTGGTCAGTGTAAAAGGAGCTTAGGCCTCACATCCATGGGCATAATACGGCCCGCGCGGATATTTGATGCGGATTTCAAcagcagatatttttttttattgtatttttttggcttgcaggagatcgcggaaTTTTCACACacagatgcactgtggatcatccacgcatgaaaaaaatgcaattcccacctcccagccttttcctcacctttttaattgaatttaagcttcaaatccgcagtgtgtttgcaaatgtatttgcggatgcactgctgTTCTCCCACAGCCACAGAGATgaataggactagagatgagcgagtatactcgctaaggcacattactcgagcgagtagtgccttagccgagtatctccccgctcgtctctaaagattcgggggccggcgggaggagagcggggaggaatggaggggagatctctctctccctctctcccccccgctccccgccacaactcacctgtcacccgcgccggcccccgaaatctttagagacgagcggggagatactcggctaaggcactactcgctcgagtaatgtgccttagcgagtatactcgctcatctctaaataggacCCATCCGCGCATGATCtgcgttaaaatggagcatgctcgattttttttcctgcacatgcaaTCCACAAATCCAAATAAATCACATCCGCGGCTGTTAAATTAACCCCTGATGGTCAAGGCTTCACTATGGGTAAATTGATCTGCAGATTTCACACGAGGAGACACTAATTTCTattgggagcttacgatccgcagtgcatccgcagaTACATTCACTTACATATACAGATTCCCTGCAGATTTGAAGGTGAAATTTTATTaggaaggtggggaaaaggctgggaggtggggttgcaggttttttatgtgcagATGATCCACTGTGCATCCAGATACGAGTACATctgcgtggggaaaaaaaaacaacacaatccgCGATCTCCCGCAAGCACTAAAAAAATCAACTTAATGACGACtcacagtgcatccgctgcggaaatccacaaGAAATATCTACAtgtaccgtggacatgaggccttaggagaatctgtgactcttctctgctgtatttagtggttactactcacctgggcggttaccggtaggaatcccctctttacaccgctgatcgcccctcacatttgtctctgtagtattaatattggtcagatcttcatccggatacaaaagctgtgagacaaatattgtaaaagtcagcagacggttggagaagtcgtgtggaaggttttacatgacctgAAAAGGTCATTAATCATCATGACGACCAAAAATGACCGGACAGCAGTAGTTATCAGAGTCATGTCAAAGTGGGTGCACTTTTTAGGCTACAATTgcttcttaaagggattctgtcagcaggttcatgaagtttggctTGGAGgtgagctctgagtcacggaggGGGTCATGCTGGCTTCTCCCTCCCACAtcctgcagactgacagctcCCTCCCCTTTTTTGTATAGGAAGAGAGCCATCACTCTGTATGCTGCAGGCGGGGTAAAGCCAGCATGGCCCCCTCCACGACTCAGAGCTCAACTCCAAGCCAAACTCCATGAagttggtgacagaatccctttaattctaTAAATGTTTGTATTTGATTTTACATGAATATAATGTGCTTCAATCTACTCCATTATATAAAGGCCGTCCCTTTCCAATAAAGTAACCGCAGAATAACAAACACTTATTTTCAGAATTAAGTGCATTTGTCTTCCTGATTAAGtgtatttcttttttcccccttaactGTACGGACCATTTTCCCGAATTTATGTCCAGATATCTTGGTTATCGGACAAGTAATTCAGTTATGTTTTTATACAGGCACTGTTCCTAATATTAAGACTCACAGGTGTAACGGTTATAATTATCTGAATGGACAAAGAAAATACATATCACGTGCTGCTGGCAAAATCCTTGTTCTGAAGTATTCGGGTGAAATACAACAGGAAACAGGAAATGTGGTTTTAATGACAACTGTGACAGAGAGAATCTCAACCATATGCTGACAATACCTTTTAGCAATGTACTGTATTGGGCAAACAAGCATCATTTATGGACTGTTAACCTCCTTATCAGTGTACATGTCTGGCACACATTCTGACTGATATGACATAGAAAGACGAGACTGTAGAGCATTTCTTTGTCAGACTACCGATGGGGTATAACCAACATAATCTTTCAGATCAGGGTCTGCTTTCTTTAGCTTACGGACTTGGGGAGCCATTGAGGGAGGAGCACATCACAAGACATCCGACATGTCGTATGGCAGTTCCCTCCCGATTGTTACACATGACTAAAAGGAGGAAAGCGTAGAGGCAAGAGCAGTAGGACTTTTTATTTGTTACAATTGTGGAGTATAGGGGCATATTAGAAGGACTTTCGAGCCCCCACTCACGGGATGCTCTTCTTGGTGGTGAAGAGAGAAAAAGTTAAGAAATACAGAAAAGCTGGGGCTCTTACAAGCAGAGTTAAAGAAGCTGTTAGCTTTCCCAGTGTCTTTTCCTTTATGTGTTAACCATTCCATGCAATTATGCTGTTAAATTAATAACTTTTTGTGTAATGTGTGTTTTCTCATATTCTATTCATATTGCTACTTAGATAATCAGAGATGTACCTCTTAATTACTAATAATGAATTTTTGAAACGGTTTATATTTTCTGTCTCTTCTCGAATATCTTTTGCAAGAGAAATAACAGAAAAAGTTATCACTTCTCAGACTTCTGtgaagggaggggggaagagtGCAAATGACCTGGTGATGTAATGGTCTTACTAGAAAATTAACCGCTGCTTGCTTAGATTGAATAGACCGGGCTTTAGATTGAATTAATCGTGGCTGTATAACTGTGCAGCATTTTGATTGTGTGCACAATAGCAGAGCTGAGTAATGCCTAATGTATATGATGAGACTGTCATTTCCATGTAAAAGATGTAACTTAAAGCAGTATCAGCATAGGGGGAGATATTGCAGGCGCGATACATGTCTACAAAATTatctgctgatattctattttacGTGTTGTCTTGATCTCATGGGTACTAGAAGTATGTGACAAGTTTAATGGAAGCTATTGCAGTTCCTACGGAGGTTGTGATCCACTTACACAAACCATTGGAAGGTCTATGGGTGTGGCCTCTAAATTCTGGATTATTGGACATTTCTGGAATGACATAAAATTCATTTGATAGGAGTATAGATCATTCCAGAATAGTAGGAGCCCAAAGTAATTGAGTAATGCGCATCGTGAAAGATAccattgtagtaataataatatgtgtttcttaaatcagctatgcaaacatatatatatttatatatccaccttcatagaaaatagctagcagtgaaatggttaactggttcaatactGTACACTGTGTGTGTTGCATTCTTGTGCGGTATCTCCAACACTCCTACACACAGTTTCTCAGGACTTAACAAGCTCCTGGGATGGGTTTCTTATGAGAAAGACCTGCGATGCCCACCGCTCATAAGGAAGGGGTGTGGGGCTGCTCCTTATCTCCTCCCTTGGATTCcttggtccagattggaatattaataaagtctatgctacttgggtatataggaattgcatgttcacatagcaacatacacctggggtgTAAACATATgataatcattagcgtcattacaCACTAgaccaatcatgagttgttatgatgttgggaggggtaaGCATGTAATTGGGGCATCATATTCAGTATAACAGTATTGTACTTCCttacaataaaccagaagggtatgggggctgaAGGAGAGTATctgtgagttcaaatacatatattcatgcatgaagcttctcattataaccaatctggagcggaatcagtgaaatcttctggaatatgattaatTTTTCATAACAAAGGTcaaaaaagacttaaaggggttgtcccgcgccgaaacgggttttttttttttcaacccccccccccgttcggcgcgagacaaccccgatgcagggaagtaaaggaagcttaccggagcgcttaccttaatccccgcgctccggtgacttcaatacttaccgctgaagatggccgccgggatcctctgtcttcgtggaccgcagctcttctgtgtggtccactgccgattccagcctcctgattggctggaatcggcacgtgacggggcggagctacacggagccgctctctggcacgagcggctccatagaagactacagaagacccggactgcgcaagcgcggctaatttggccatcggagggcgaaaattagtcgggctccatgggaacgaggacgctagcaacggagcaggtaagtaaaaaactttttataacttctgtatggctcataattaatgcacaatgtatattacaaagtgcattattatggccatacagaagtgtatagacccacttgctgcctcgggacaacccctttaacagtccaGAGACAGAGGACCTAGCAGTGAGGTGACCAGAGGAAACACTAATACTGAGGCAACCAGAaagtgcatcagctcagcttaaatagggaaGTGATTGTCCATTAATGCCACAGCTGAGATGAGAGGCAGAggactggttaaccctctcagtgctggatgaaaacaGACATATAGGGTCCATATGCACAGAAATAGCAGAATGATGCTTACAGCTGCCCAGGACCGCAAGAAGATGGCAGACATGAGTAGCAAATCTTACATGAAGTACTTCTTGTAGAAAATTGAAGAACTGTTTGTCATGCTCCTATAATATCATCCACCTACATTTTTGTGTGTATACACCTAATTGCTTCATTATGAAGGAGGTCAGGTcatgtttaataaaaaaacaaaaaatagtatgtattcgtgtgtgtgtgtatatatatatatatttttttttctctctcttttttgttttatttctcttGGCTCCTGTGTGCACAACTACTCCTAAAATGGTTATACATGGCTTAGTGACCGCTGGTTAGTTTTCATGAAGTGGGGATCATCATGCCATGTCAATTGTGCAAGAAAAAAGTGTCACTATAGATGGTATCCCTCTTGGAAAAGATCTGCATGTGCAGAACCAACTAATAATGTAGTGTCTCTATTTCCAAATCACACCCCTATGGGAATTACAATGGGCTACCCAATAAGGTAGTAGAAAATCAGGTCGAGCTACGCTCTGCCTTTCTAAACGTCACGTTGTCTAGAATCCT
This region of Eleutherodactylus coqui strain aEleCoq1 chromosome 5, aEleCoq1.hap1, whole genome shotgun sequence genomic DNA includes:
- the LOC136627336 gene encoding oocyte zinc finger protein XlCOF22-like: MLLYPDEDLTNINTTETNVRGDQRCKEGIPTGNRPADGTGSSEGRLISADGKAEDCGITQDTYEEPAIIPDISSALHSKDPSSDPLIQVPSSDSSQTDKQNKCHRRGEDHGAQTVGKPYSCSECGKCFTQKSDLVKHQRRHTGDKPLSCSECGRCFMYKSELVRHQRSHTGEKPFSCSECGKCFAGKSDIIIHQRSHTGEKPFSCLECGRCFAAKKGLVIHQRTHTGEKPYSCPVCGKCFTVKSALLAHQKIHTGEKLYSCSECGKCFTAKSFFVRHQRSHTGEKPFSCSTCGKCFTWKAALVTHQRIHTGVKPFSCSECGKCFTRKSGLAIHQRIHTGEKPFSCSECGKSFTVKLKLVQHLRIHTGEKPFSCSECGKCFTVKSKLVQHFRIHTGEKPFSCSECGKCFTVKSNLVHHQRNHTEEKTF